A portion of the Edaphobacter lichenicola genome contains these proteins:
- a CDS encoding RrF2 family transcriptional regulator encodes MAQSGRFQLSVRVLAVLAGEPDAMHTSAAIAEALKESAVMVRRTFLLLHKAGLIEQKKGPHGGAKLTIPAKQIGLGDVFEATAGDWLSIEDKAVSVWIKKVRADAVKAMNEHSLAGVVKRLKKTK; translated from the coding sequence ATGGCACAGAGTGGGCGATTTCAATTGAGCGTGCGGGTGTTGGCGGTGCTGGCGGGTGAGCCTGATGCGATGCATACATCGGCGGCAATCGCGGAGGCGCTGAAGGAGAGCGCTGTGATGGTCAGACGGACCTTTCTGCTGCTGCATAAAGCGGGTTTGATCGAGCAGAAGAAGGGGCCACATGGAGGTGCAAAGCTAACGATTCCAGCAAAACAGATTGGACTTGGGGATGTGTTCGAAGCGACAGCAGGGGATTGGCTGAGCATCGAAGACAAGGCTGTGAGCGTATGGATCAAAAAAGTGCGGGCAGATGCGGTGAAGGCGATGAACGAACATTCGCTGGCGGGTGTGGTGAAGCGGTTGAAGAAGACGAAGTAG